In Desulfovibrio sp. 86, the following proteins share a genomic window:
- the topA gene encoding type I DNA topoisomerase — MNLLILESPGKVKKVQSFLGSDWKVVASVGHVRDLPERELGIGLPDFTPEYLPTERGKEVLNRLKGLAASASAVYLATDPDREGEAIAWHIADALRLKTPKRVTCGEITAAAIQAAIKNPRSLDMALVAAQEARRVLDRFCGYLVSGPLSRAANERLSAGRVQSPAVRLVVERERAIRDFVAVTHYGAELVFADGWSATWLTKPWLQAGEEYLLDNALADRAAAVRALTVKECKESESRTAPPAPFTTSSLQQAASNALKLTPKQTMQLAQKLYEGGHITYMRTDSPNLSAEAVTEIRAFCEAQGWSLVDKARTWKSKDGAQEAHEAIRPTHIDVEEAGDPPDEQALYRLIRLRTLASQLADAVYDVRTVRLGADVDGKEAVFEARGRVLREQGWKVLIATDAATQDEEGEADAPDNPVPMLPQGENVTAASGKLLTKKTKPPTRFSEASLVRELENRGIGRPATFAAIVDTIMKREYVRVEKRQLVPTLLGEKVVDLLAGVFTFLDYDFTRMMEDSLDAIAGGKASYREVMNKAHARLVSEVTAFTAKYLGQERNAPKLTNFTCDACGKALVHMQGQRKDGSGTYDFFACSDRACNTSYANVDGKPGDARKHTPPTKFKCKACGKSLVRRESAKGAFFGCSGYPGCKQLYQVADDGKPDFTDKKGISQKGGKK, encoded by the coding sequence ATGAATCTGCTCATTTTGGAATCCCCCGGCAAGGTTAAGAAAGTGCAGTCCTTCCTGGGAAGTGATTGGAAGGTTGTTGCCTCGGTAGGCCATGTGCGCGATTTGCCGGAGCGGGAACTGGGCATTGGCCTGCCGGATTTTACCCCGGAATATCTGCCCACGGAACGCGGCAAGGAAGTGCTTAATCGCCTGAAGGGTCTGGCGGCTTCGGCTTCTGCCGTTTATCTGGCTACAGACCCCGACCGTGAAGGCGAGGCCATCGCCTGGCACATTGCCGATGCCCTGCGGTTGAAAACCCCCAAGCGCGTCACCTGTGGGGAGATCACGGCTGCTGCCATTCAGGCGGCTATCAAGAATCCCCGCTCGCTGGATATGGCGTTGGTGGCCGCACAGGAGGCCCGGCGCGTTCTCGACCGTTTCTGCGGCTATCTCGTCAGTGGGCCGCTTTCCCGTGCCGCCAATGAACGCCTTTCAGCGGGGCGGGTGCAAAGCCCGGCTGTGCGGTTGGTGGTGGAGCGCGAACGGGCCATCAGGGACTTTGTGGCCGTGACCCACTATGGCGCGGAGTTGGTGTTCGCAGACGGCTGGAGCGCAACGTGGCTCACCAAGCCCTGGCTGCAAGCCGGGGAAGAATACCTGCTGGACAACGCTCTGGCCGACCGGGCCGCTGCCGTGCGTGCCCTCACGGTGAAGGAATGCAAGGAGTCCGAAAGCCGCACGGCTCCGCCCGCGCCGTTCACCACGTCCAGTCTGCAACAGGCTGCCTCCAATGCCCTCAAGCTCACGCCCAAGCAGACCATGCAGTTGGCGCAGAAACTCTATGAGGGCGGGCATATAACCTATATGCGCACGGATTCTCCCAATCTGTCAGCGGAAGCCGTGACGGAAATCCGGGCCTTCTGCGAAGCGCAGGGCTGGTCGCTGGTGGACAAGGCCCGCACCTGGAAGTCCAAGGATGGCGCTCAGGAAGCTCATGAAGCCATACGCCCCACGCACATTGACGTGGAAGAGGCCGGGGACCCCCCGGACGAGCAGGCTTTGTACAGGCTCATCCGGCTGCGGACGCTGGCCTCTCAACTGGCCGATGCCGTCTATGACGTGCGCACCGTGCGACTGGGGGCAGATGTGGACGGTAAAGAGGCTGTTTTTGAGGCCAGAGGGCGCGTCCTGCGTGAGCAGGGCTGGAAGGTGCTGATAGCTACCGACGCGGCCACGCAGGATGAAGAAGGGGAAGCGGATGCTCCCGACAATCCTGTGCCCATGTTGCCGCAGGGGGAAAACGTCACCGCCGCCAGCGGCAAGCTCCTGACCAAAAAGACCAAGCCGCCCACGCGCTTTTCCGAAGCCAGCCTGGTTCGTGAACTGGAGAATCGGGGCATCGGTCGCCCGGCCACCTTCGCCGCCATTGTGGACACCATCATGAAGCGTGAATACGTCCGGGTCGAAAAGCGGCAGCTCGTACCCACGCTGTTGGGGGAAAAGGTTGTGGACTTGCTCGCCGGGGTCTTCACCTTTCTGGATTACGACTTCACCCGGATGATGGAAGATTCCCTGGACGCCATTGCCGGAGGCAAAGCCTCATACCGTGAGGTGATGAACAAAGCCCATGCTCGGCTTGTGTCCGAGGTGACGGCTTTCACCGCAAAATACCTTGGGCAAGAGCGCAACGCTCCGAAACTCACAAACTTCACCTGCGATGCCTGCGGCAAAGCCCTTGTGCATATGCAGGGGCAGCGCAAAGACGGCTCCGGCACCTATGATTTTTTTGCCTGCTCTGACCGCGCATGTAACACCAGCTACGCCAATGTGGACGGCAAACCCGGCGATGCCCGCAAACACACTCCGCCCACAAAATTCAAATGTAAAGCCTGCGGCAAATCGCTGGTACGTCGTGAAAGCGCAAAAGGCGCGTTCTTCGGCTGTTCCGGCTATCCCGGCTGCAAGCAGCTCTATCAGGTGGCTGACGACGGCAAACCCGACTTCACTGACAAGAAAGGGATTTCCCAAAAAGGCGGCAAGAAATGA
- a CDS encoding lytic transglycosylase domain-containing protein, producing MSAYENICHSNIVIYIAMVFLLLPEQGFAAGRARVAVAVARPLTWECVVDAAHAYNLPLAALVGILATEGGKTGEALSNTNGTWDMGPFQVNTCHVEELLLAGFAPDVLLRDGCANAYAAAWILRKEYDRTRNIWGAVGAYHSRTPHLREAYLGRVRKHLARLERAGLAGLLAKAGGVR from the coding sequence ATGAGCGCCTATGAAAATATATGTCATAGCAACATAGTTATATATATTGCTATGGTCTTTTTACTCCTGCCGGAGCAGGGCTTCGCCGCAGGGCGGGCGCGTGTCGCTGTTGCCGTGGCGCGCCCGCTCACCTGGGAGTGTGTGGTGGACGCGGCCCACGCCTACAATCTGCCGCTGGCGGCACTGGTGGGCATTCTGGCGACCGAAGGCGGCAAAACCGGCGAAGCCCTCAGCAATACCAACGGCACCTGGGACATGGGGCCGTTTCAGGTGAACACCTGCCACGTTGAAGAATTACTCTTGGCGGGCTTCGCTCCTGACGTGTTGCTGCGCGACGGTTGCGCCAATGCCTACGCCGCTGCCTGGATTTTGCGCAAAGAGTACGACCGCACCCGCAATATATGGGGTGCCGTGGGCGCGTACCATTCCCGCACCCCTCATTTGCGTGAGGCCTATCTTGGCCGGGTCAGAAAGCATCTGGCCCGGCTGGAACGTGCGGGGCTGGCAGGCCTTCTGGCAAAGGCGGGAGGTGTGCGGTGA
- a CDS encoding secretion/conjugation apparatus DotM-related subunit: MKNQHEDSGNTFFLLVCLMVAVLLVLPAWYAARAGSINSSLLDLAKAQLSAFTVFSEEAVEALERITRADPASLTWDQVMNVLRYSGKWIRWPYVLVLTALGAMTIFMGRTAGLVRRLNMDSLLKHNAESFACLRPIVGRGKHLLSPESYDVGPWRIARSPVQFALEHGLLLDTEGTIFTPEQALRRGLAHADLPAWGHAYLDEEKAGAVLLTQLGNRLRGFGALSCERKVLAASFLAYAVGDKKGCLSLLDAVSASYTENPAPACLVLEQPAFTQNMVRVWNANKRLLANPLIKRHAAFELPWFMALLTLARRKGVLASSQFLWLRPCDRRLWYALSQCGGRVAWAEGFAAWAHYAAEEKAGRTLREMRTAHAVKRLRDTLAAQGWLADRVLHSAQVEGDVVTAAAEEPDPPYDANIDPNLYQEQF, from the coding sequence GTGAAGAACCAGCATGAAGATTCCGGCAATACCTTCTTTCTCCTGGTCTGCCTCATGGTCGCCGTGCTGCTTGTGCTGCCCGCATGGTACGCGGCCAGGGCGGGCAGCATCAATAGCTCGCTGCTCGACCTTGCAAAGGCGCAGCTCAGCGCCTTCACGGTGTTTTCCGAGGAAGCGGTAGAGGCTCTGGAACGTATCACGCGGGCAGACCCCGCCTCCCTGACCTGGGATCAGGTGATGAATGTGCTGCGCTACAGCGGCAAATGGATTCGCTGGCCCTACGTCCTGGTGCTGACGGCTCTCGGCGCGATGACCATCTTCATGGGCAGAACGGCAGGCCTTGTCCGCCGCCTGAACATGGACAGCCTGCTCAAGCACAATGCCGAATCCTTCGCATGTCTGCGGCCCATCGTGGGGCGCGGCAAACATCTGCTCTCGCCGGAATCGTATGATGTCGGCCCCTGGCGCATTGCCCGCAGCCCCGTGCAGTTTGCTCTGGAGCACGGCCTGCTGCTGGATACCGAAGGTACGATCTTCACCCCGGAACAGGCGTTGCGGCGTGGCCTTGCCCATGCCGACCTTCCGGCCTGGGGTCACGCCTACCTGGATGAAGAAAAGGCTGGGGCGGTACTGCTTACGCAGCTCGGCAACAGGCTGCGAGGCTTTGGCGCACTGAGCTGCGAACGTAAAGTTCTGGCCGCTTCCTTTCTGGCCTATGCCGTGGGCGACAAGAAAGGGTGCCTCAGCCTGCTGGATGCGGTGTCTGCCTCCTATACAGAAAATCCGGCCCCGGCCTGCCTCGTGCTGGAACAGCCCGCCTTCACGCAAAACATGGTGCGGGTCTGGAACGCCAACAAAAGGCTGCTGGCCAATCCGCTTATCAAGCGTCATGCCGCCTTTGAACTGCCGTGGTTCATGGCCCTGCTCACGCTGGCCCGCCGCAAGGGGGTGCTGGCGTCTTCGCAATTCCTTTGGCTGCGGCCTTGTGACCGCCGGCTCTGGTACGCGCTGAGTCAGTGCGGTGGCCGGGTGGCCTGGGCAGAGGGTTTCGCCGCCTGGGCGCATTACGCGGCGGAAGAAAAGGCGGGCAGGACGCTACGGGAAATGCGCACGGCCCATGCCGTGAAGCGCCTGCGGGACACACTGGCCGCGCAGGGGTGGCTGGCAGACAGGGTGCTTCATTCTGCGCAGGTGGAGGGCGATGTGGTGACGGCGGCGGCTGAGGAGCCTGACCCCCCATATGATGCCAATATTGACCCCAATTTGTACCAGGAACAATTTTGA
- a CDS encoding type IV secretory system conjugative DNA transfer family protein: MSERKVRGLEDREAQERKTLLRDVRSPVQQLADALKNGTVQTSGVFGAGVCLFAFPVAATPLFGLGLFFFILRCLCVRNERLPFRMPLGLYGTDRGDPLPGRRGFAKPEGIFFLGNRLQDSKELWLKAKDILTHALLFGTTGSGKTETLVSLAYNALATGSGLFYIDPKASPKLAVQIWQMARFLGRDDDFRVLNYGTSGKVKGKSPRRLSNTNNPFTFGSAEALTQLLVSLMPVSDGANSIFADKAQALISGVMYALVDLRDKGLLKLSTSVIRDALALEKCVELALRPELDAESSASIKAALGTSGWIAGRELKDQPPSFAEQFGYAQSYFGKALSSLTDTYSHIYGAEDGEVDFADAIMQRRILVVLLPSLEKAPAELASLGKISLSAIRNACAVGLGAQIEGDAADVLEALPTDTIGIGPYLCIVDEYAAIVTPGFEVVLTQGRGLGIAAIVASQDYAGILEADKKGAQQMVANTSIKIFMKLQDAEKTWELIRGQAGQGTVVRSSGFSVNDKSGSVYADTMNTTIEKEDRVDLRDLQEQIEGEAHFIFSGQVVRGDMFYANPSLKMAQLRVPQLIQLGQEVSYDVAA; encoded by the coding sequence ATGAGCGAACGGAAAGTACGCGGTCTGGAAGACAGAGAGGCTCAGGAACGCAAAACCCTGCTGCGCGATGTGCGTTCGCCGGTGCAGCAACTGGCGGACGCCCTCAAAAACGGCACGGTGCAGACTTCCGGCGTGTTCGGGGCGGGAGTGTGTCTGTTTGCCTTCCCTGTGGCGGCAACGCCGCTGTTCGGGCTTGGCTTGTTCTTCTTTATCCTGCGCTGTCTGTGTGTGAGGAATGAACGACTGCCGTTCCGTATGCCGCTCGGTTTGTACGGCACGGATAGGGGCGACCCCCTGCCCGGCAGACGGGGCTTTGCCAAGCCCGAAGGCATTTTCTTTCTGGGCAATCGCTTGCAGGACAGCAAAGAGCTGTGGCTGAAGGCCAAGGATATTCTGACCCATGCGCTGCTTTTCGGCACCACCGGCTCCGGCAAAACGGAGACTCTGGTCTCGCTTGCCTACAATGCCCTCGCCACGGGCAGCGGCCTTTTCTACATCGACCCCAAAGCCAGCCCCAAGCTGGCCGTGCAGATTTGGCAGATGGCGCGGTTTCTGGGGCGTGATGATGATTTCCGGGTGCTCAACTACGGCACAAGCGGCAAGGTCAAGGGTAAATCCCCGCGCCGTCTCTCCAACACCAACAATCCCTTCACTTTCGGCAGCGCCGAAGCCCTGACGCAACTTCTGGTGTCGCTCATGCCCGTTTCGGATGGGGCCAACAGCATCTTTGCCGACAAGGCGCAGGCCCTCATTTCCGGCGTCATGTATGCCCTGGTGGACTTGCGGGACAAGGGATTGCTCAAGCTTTCCACCAGTGTGATCCGCGACGCCCTGGCTCTGGAAAAATGCGTGGAACTGGCTCTGCGTCCTGAGTTGGACGCGGAATCGAGCGCCTCCATCAAAGCGGCCCTGGGCACGTCCGGCTGGATTGCCGGGCGGGAATTGAAGGATCAGCCTCCTTCGTTTGCGGAGCAATTCGGCTATGCCCAATCCTACTTCGGCAAGGCGCTGTCCAGCCTGACAGATACCTACAGCCATATCTACGGTGCGGAAGACGGCGAGGTCGATTTCGCGGACGCCATCATGCAGCGGCGCATCCTCGTAGTTTTATTGCCTTCGCTGGAAAAAGCGCCTGCGGAACTGGCGAGCCTCGGCAAAATCAGCCTGTCGGCTATCCGTAATGCCTGCGCCGTGGGGCTGGGGGCGCAGATTGAAGGTGACGCCGCTGATGTGCTGGAAGCCCTGCCTACGGACACCATCGGCATCGGGCCGTATCTGTGCATCGTGGACGAATACGCGGCCATCGTGACGCCGGGCTTTGAAGTGGTGCTGACGCAGGGGCGTGGCCTTGGCATTGCGGCCATTGTGGCCAGTCAGGATTACGCGGGCATTCTGGAGGCGGACAAGAAAGGCGCACAACAGATGGTGGCCAACACATCCATAAAAATATTCATGAAGCTGCAAGACGCTGAAAAGACCTGGGAGCTGATACGCGGCCAGGCCGGGCAAGGCACGGTGGTGCGCAGCTCCGGCTTCTCGGTCAACGACAAGTCCGGCTCCGTCTACGCCGACACCATGAATACCACCATAGAAAAAGAAGACCGCGTGGATTTACGCGATCTTCAGGAACAGATCGAGGGTGAGGCGCATTTCATCTTCTCCGGGCAGGTGGTGCGCGGAGACATGTTCTACGCCAACCCTTCACTCAAAATGGCGCAGCTCCGTGTGCCGCAACTTATCCAACTTGGACAGGAGGTTTCCTATGATGTGGCAGCATAA
- a CDS encoding AbrB/MazE/SpoVT family DNA-binding domain-containing protein produces MNMEVSTMTSKGQITIPVAVRKKLDLQQGDKVVFIEDDSPKGGIRILNAATLSFGKSGEVVTVPR; encoded by the coding sequence ATGAACATGGAAGTGTCCACCATGACCTCCAAGGGGCAGATCACCATCCCCGTGGCGGTTCGCAAGAAACTGGATTTGCAACAGGGTGACAAGGTTGTCTTTATTGAGGACGACTCCCCCAAGGGGGGCATCCGCATACTGAACGCGGCCACACTGTCCTTTGGCAAAAGCGGGGAGGTTGTGACCGTACCAAGGTAG
- a CDS encoding Eco57I restriction-modification methylase domain-containing protein yields MGWGGLPQAFDARNEKWAAEYQELQSLLAPDEYAKARRSTQDAHFTSETVIQGIYQGLNTLGLREGGPLRVLEPSAGIGNFMGLMPQGYNADILAVELDPTTAAISRYLYPKARHLNNGFQNVELQRANFDLVVGNPPFGKQTLYDPNFPELRGFSIHNYFLAKSVSLLRPGGIGAFVVSRFFMDAADPSARAHIAESADLLGAVRLPETAFRQNALTDVTTDILFFRKHDGQPLRSKDWVQTATVEAEDLKEGGTRPATINKYFVELPGQIIGSMVYSGGMFQDALNCVAPSDIDLGAEIAKRVQVLPPMQYVPREESPAAAVSEARNEAFIASDYFQSLKMGAFCVEPQSRKIVFKAAGGFGDSTYEAVPIKNDTARQRLAAMIQVRDSLRDLLNLEKNDAEEKMIEGARRQLNVQYDNFVRRHGHLNSQTNRSLMREDPEHSLLESLELEYDKGLSKDLARRQERSPRPASARKAAIFRQRVLKPTQIVDRADTAKDALVISLRESGKVDFARMNQLLHRPAEAIQKELQDEGLIFRNPASAEWEIRDKYLTGNVRDKLHRARAVAVDNPQYQPNVEALTAAMPPEIEAVDIGVKFGSTWVPGEVLSDFIEERIHGGRGHQSVKYVPILGRWEAKVSIYDRSANTEVWGIPEYPAEKILESLLSNRPIKVEKESGAYDEQDRPIMVVDQELTAAAMQKADEVKQAFLDWVWTDDERRTMLATLYNERFNTHVPPRYDGSHVQLVGASSDVTLRPHQKDVVWRGIQEGTALFDHVVGAGKTMACIATIMESKRMGFCAKPMVVVPNHLLYQWRDEFYRLYPGANILVADKTDFTKQNRERLFSRVATGDWDAVVVAHSSFKKIDMPRDMQEEILQEQIDAVIEAIADAKENNGGRATIKQLEKQREKMETRYEALMAKTGPKDRAVDFGDLGVDALFVDESHEFKNLSYTTTMNVSGLGNITGSAKALDMFIKCRYLQKKNDGRGVYFMTGTPISNTIAEVYTLQRYLQSDELKSKGIEYFDAWASTFGQITNGWELDATGVNYKLKSRFASFQNVPELLSMYRSFADVVTKNDLDEQAKQAGMRPLTPPITGGKPHNHVVERSGDQAVYMDQIIHRMEHLPKDPRIDNPLKITNDARKAGLDYRLIDSEAGDNDASKVNAAVDRIVQIWQDTAADKGTQLVFCDLSTPKGVGSAAPAPVPGLEFVEEDFGAGASEDVGDFSDRDDAAPDTDSVEPGDDDGVDTSVAADMDACVAADARFSVYEDMRQKLMERGIPADEIAFIHDANTDIRKAKLFSDMQAGRVRILLGSTAKMGAGMNVQKRLVAAHHLDAPWRPSDLEQRNGRIIRQGNSLYERDPDKFSVGIYYYATKQTYDARMWQVIEQKAAAIEQFRKGDLLQRVIDDVQSEAANAADMKAAASGNPLILMQVKLASDLRKLEALYSQHQRSQHRLRDRLKWLGAAEERLAKAQEAYAANCSQRDSHTRTFSEKGKERIRLEWFKDGKVLGEKNSEQIQNILRDGVKDITREARAKPTLGTYRGFEVSMLRSSLGAGGDGFRLALKGKGEQEFQPDNLVYGFDEKFSLSGMFQRLDNFLDKGLEQAHQTYQTNVRQEMAELATVKAALGQEFPQQGELALVRENHGAVMRELKRMQDEPGYVPEWRLRTTLPEAQESLKRATDFPSVPCRG; encoded by the coding sequence GTGGGCTGGGGGGGACTCCCCCAGGCCTTTGACGCCCGCAACGAAAAGTGGGCTGCGGAATATCAGGAGCTGCAAAGCCTGCTTGCGCCGGACGAGTACGCCAAGGCCCGTCGTTCCACCCAGGACGCGCATTTCACGTCCGAAACCGTCATTCAGGGTATTTACCAGGGCCTGAACACCCTTGGTTTGCGTGAAGGCGGGCCGCTGCGCGTTCTGGAGCCTTCTGCGGGCATCGGCAACTTCATGGGGTTGATGCCCCAGGGCTACAATGCCGACATTCTGGCCGTGGAACTTGACCCCACCACAGCGGCCATTTCGCGCTATCTCTACCCCAAGGCCCGGCACCTGAACAACGGCTTTCAGAATGTGGAGCTTCAGCGGGCCAACTTTGATCTTGTCGTCGGCAACCCGCCCTTTGGCAAGCAGACCCTCTACGATCCCAACTTCCCTGAGCTGCGCGGCTTTTCCATCCACAATTACTTTCTGGCAAAATCCGTCAGTCTGCTGCGCCCTGGCGGCATCGGGGCCTTTGTGGTCAGCCGCTTCTTCATGGACGCGGCAGACCCCAGCGCACGGGCGCATATTGCGGAGTCCGCCGACCTTCTGGGGGCCGTGCGCCTGCCGGAGACAGCTTTTCGGCAGAACGCCCTCACGGACGTGACCACCGATATTCTCTTCTTCCGCAAACATGACGGTCAGCCTTTACGCAGCAAGGATTGGGTGCAGACGGCCACGGTGGAAGCTGAAGACCTGAAAGAAGGCGGCACCCGTCCTGCCACCATCAACAAATACTTTGTCGAACTGCCCGGCCAGATCATCGGCAGCATGGTCTATTCGGGCGGCATGTTTCAGGACGCGCTCAACTGTGTGGCTCCATCAGACATTGATTTGGGTGCGGAAATTGCCAAGCGGGTGCAGGTGCTGCCGCCCATGCAGTATGTGCCAAGGGAAGAAAGCCCGGCAGCGGCCGTCAGCGAAGCCCGCAATGAAGCCTTCATCGCCTCCGACTACTTTCAGTCCCTGAAAATGGGCGCGTTCTGCGTGGAGCCGCAGAGCCGCAAAATCGTTTTCAAGGCTGCCGGTGGTTTTGGCGACAGCACCTACGAAGCGGTGCCCATCAAGAATGATACGGCCCGGCAACGCCTTGCGGCCATGATTCAGGTGCGCGACAGCCTGCGCGACCTTCTCAATCTGGAAAAAAATGACGCAGAAGAGAAAATGATTGAAGGCGCACGGCGTCAGCTCAACGTGCAGTATGACAATTTTGTGCGCCGCCACGGGCACCTCAATTCCCAGACCAACCGCAGCCTCATGCGCGAAGACCCGGAGCATTCGCTGCTGGAGTCGCTGGAACTGGAGTACGACAAGGGGCTTTCCAAAGACCTGGCCAGGCGTCAGGAGCGGTCTCCGCGTCCGGCATCGGCCCGCAAGGCCGCTATTTTCCGGCAGCGGGTGTTAAAACCCACACAGATAGTGGATCGGGCCGACACGGCCAAGGACGCCCTGGTCATCAGCCTGCGCGAATCGGGCAAGGTGGATTTTGCCCGCATGAACCAGTTGCTGCACCGCCCGGCAGAAGCCATTCAGAAGGAATTGCAGGACGAAGGCCTGATTTTCCGCAACCCGGCCAGCGCGGAATGGGAAATCCGCGACAAATATCTCACCGGCAATGTGCGCGACAAGCTCCACAGGGCGCGGGCTGTGGCAGTAGACAACCCGCAGTATCAGCCCAATGTGGAAGCCCTCACCGCCGCCATGCCGCCAGAGATCGAGGCCGTGGACATTGGCGTGAAGTTCGGTTCCACCTGGGTGCCCGGCGAGGTGCTCTCCGACTTCATCGAAGAGCGCATCCACGGAGGCCGGGGGCATCAGAGCGTCAAATACGTTCCCATTCTGGGGCGCTGGGAAGCCAAGGTGTCCATCTATGACCGGTCGGCCAATACGGAGGTATGGGGCATTCCCGAATACCCTGCGGAAAAAATTCTTGAATCTCTGCTCTCCAATCGCCCCATCAAGGTGGAAAAGGAGAGCGGTGCCTATGACGAGCAAGACCGCCCTATCATGGTGGTGGATCAGGAACTCACCGCCGCCGCCATGCAGAAGGCCGATGAGGTGAAGCAAGCCTTTCTGGATTGGGTATGGACGGATGACGAGCGGCGCACCATGCTGGCCACGCTGTATAATGAACGCTTCAATACCCATGTGCCGCCGCGCTATGACGGCTCGCATGTGCAGCTTGTGGGCGCGTCTTCTGACGTGACCCTGCGACCGCATCAGAAGGATGTGGTCTGGCGCGGCATTCAGGAAGGCACGGCGCTGTTTGACCACGTTGTGGGCGCGGGTAAGACGATGGCCTGCATTGCTACCATCATGGAATCCAAGCGCATGGGCTTTTGCGCCAAGCCGATGGTGGTGGTGCCCAACCACCTGCTGTACCAGTGGCGAGATGAGTTTTACCGATTGTATCCCGGTGCCAACATTCTGGTGGCCGACAAGACCGACTTCACAAAGCAGAACCGCGAACGCCTCTTCAGCCGGGTGGCCACCGGCGATTGGGACGCCGTGGTGGTGGCGCATTCCAGCTTCAAAAAAATCGACATGCCCCGCGATATGCAGGAAGAAATCCTGCAAGAACAGATTGATGCCGTCATTGAAGCCATTGCCGACGCCAAGGAAAACAACGGGGGTCGGGCCACCATCAAGCAGCTTGAAAAACAGCGGGAGAAGATGGAAACCCGCTATGAGGCGCTCATGGCCAAAACCGGCCCCAAGGACAGGGCCGTGGATTTTGGCGACTTAGGGGTGGACGCGCTCTTTGTGGACGAGAGCCACGAGTTCAAGAACCTGAGCTATACAACCACGATGAACGTGTCGGGCCTTGGCAATATCACAGGTTCTGCCAAGGCTTTGGACATGTTCATCAAGTGCCGGTATCTGCAAAAAAAGAATGATGGCCGGGGCGTGTATTTCATGACCGGCACCCCCATCAGCAACACCATTGCCGAAGTGTATACGCTGCAACGCTATTTGCAGTCTGATGAGCTGAAAAGCAAGGGCATCGAGTATTTTGACGCCTGGGCATCCACCTTCGGGCAGATCACCAACGGCTGGGAACTTGACGCCACGGGGGTGAATTACAAGCTGAAATCGCGTTTTGCCAGCTTTCAGAACGTGCCGGAGTTGCTCTCCATGTACCGCTCCTTTGCGGACGTGGTGACGAAAAACGATCTGGACGAACAGGCCAAGCAGGCCGGTATGCGCCCCCTGACACCTCCGATCACGGGCGGCAAGCCGCATAATCATGTGGTGGAGCGTTCCGGCGACCAGGCTGTCTACATGGATCAGATCATCCACCGTATGGAGCATCTGCCCAAAGACCCTCGCATCGACAATCCGCTGAAAATTACCAATGACGCCCGCAAGGCCGGGCTGGATTATCGTCTCATTGACTCGGAAGCCGGAGACAATGACGCTTCCAAGGTCAACGCGGCGGTGGATCGCATCGTGCAGATTTGGCAGGACACGGCGGCGGACAAGGGGACGCAGCTCGTGTTCTGCGATTTGTCCACACCCAAGGGCGTGGGGTCGGCAGCGCCTGCCCCCGTCCCCGGGTTGGAGTTTGTGGAAGAGGACTTTGGAGCGGGCGCGTCTGAAGACGTGGGGGATTTTTCGGATCGGGATGACGCAGCGCCTGACACGGATTCGGTGGAACCCGGCGACGATGACGGTGTGGACACATCCGTGGCCGCAGACATGGACGCCTGCGTGGCCGCTGATGCGCGTTTTTCCGTTTATGAGGACATGCGGCAAAAGCTCATGGAGCGCGGCATTCCCGCCGACGAGATCGCCTTCATCCACGATGCCAATACCGACATCCGCAAGGCCAAGCTGTTCAGCGACATGCAGGCGGGCCGGGTGCGCATCCTGCTTGGCTCCACGGCCAAAATGGGCGCGGGCATGAACGTGCAGAAACGCCTTGTGGCCGCGCATCATCTGGACGCGCCGTGGAGGCCAAGTGATCTTGAGCAACGCAACGGGCGCATCATCCGCCAGGGCAATAGCCTGTATGAGCGCGACCCGGACAAGTTTTCCGTAGGTATCTATTATTACGCCACAAAACAGACATATGACGCCAGGATGTGGCAGGTCATAGAGCAAAAAGCCGCCGCCATCGAGCAATTCCGCAAGGGCGACCTGCTCCAGCGCGTCATTGACGATGTGCAGTCCGAAGCCGCCAATGCGGCAGACATGAAGGCAGCGGCCTCCGGCAACCCGCTCATCCTCATGCAGGTGAAGCTGGCCAGCGACTTGCGCAAGCTGGAAGCCCTGTATTCGCAGCACCAGCGGTCGCAGCACCGCCTGCGCGACCGCCTCAAATGGCTTGGCGCTGCCGAAGAGAGGCTTGCCAAGGCTCAGGAAGCCTACGCCGCCAACTGTTCACAGCGCGACAGCCACACCCGCACCTTCAGCGAAAAGGGCAAGGAGCGCATTCGGCTGGAGTGGTTCAAGGACGGCAAAGTGCTGGGGGAGAAAAACAGCGAGCAGATCCAAAACATCTTGCGTGACGGCGTAAAGGACATCACGCGGGAAGCGCGAGCAAAGCCCACCCTGGGCACCTACCGGGGCTTTGAGGTGTCCATGCTGCGCTCGTCACTTGGGGCGGGCGGGGACGGCTTTCGCCTGGCCCTCAAAGGCAAGGGTGAACAGGAGTTTCAGCCCGACAATTTGGTCTACGGCTTTGACGAAAAGTTCAGCCTCTCCGGCATGTTTCAGCGCCTGGATAACTTTCTGGATAAGGGCCTTGAACAGGCGCACCAGACCTATCAAACCAACGTGCGCCAGGAAATGGCGGAATTGGCTACGGTCAAGGCCGCTCTGGGGCAGGAGTTCCCGCAGCAAGGCGAACTGGCCCTGGTGCGCGAGAACCACGGTGCCGTCATGCGCGAATTGAAGCGTATGCAGGATGAACCGGGCTATGTACCAGAATGGCGACTTAGAACGACATTGCCTGAAGCACAAGAAAGTCTGAAGAGGGCTACAGACTTTCCTTCAGTGCCTTGCCGGGGGTGA